The following are from one region of the Aquipuribacter nitratireducens genome:
- a CDS encoding serine/threonine-protein kinase — MSAAPEPCREPGCTGDVVDGYCDVCGVPGPTRAGAFEAAVASAATALGGAGSATVPSDPSSADLTVATPGAGASTSMRLASAALGTALGTARGSETVLTPRRAGSSSTRLRAARLGAGLTRVPPLPAVDAEKALMRDPVLAESKRFCPSCGSPVGRSVEGRPGRTEGFCPQCRSPFSFSPKLRAGDLVAGQYEVAGPLAHGGLGWIYLARDRNVSDRWVVLKGLLNSQDADALGAALAERQFLARVEHPLIVEIYNFVSHDGSGYIVMEYVGGTSLKALLKDRMRRAGHYDPLPLDQAIAYVLEVLPAFGYLHDLGLLYCDFKPDNIIQVGDEVRLIDLGGVRRADDHESVIYGTVGYQAPEVPSAGPSVASDIYTLGRALVVMSTEFRGYQTTYATSLPPLSATPLFQRYESFYRLVVKACAPEPADRFASAAEMRVQLLGVLREVVAQQQQEAAGSAGPAGPVVHAAPSLHFEVPRVAGDTLEWSDLPGLLPDPSDPQAGWLATVSVDGPAERLEALLAAPSSSPEVLVQTGIAALHAGHADEVETAARELLRLDPWDWRAVWLQGLAALAADDGRAARGAFNAVYGQVPGELAPKLALALACERSGEPEIAEGLYAVCARTDAAYTPPAAFGLARIRGARGATDDAVAALELVPSTSRAYVDARAMRASLLAGPGAGLPSLAAAVSGVEGVAMDPRDRTRLTVTVLRAALEQVRTSGPQPALLVAGHAATERSLRDGLESAIRDLATTSDSPAERVRLVDEANRVRRWTWL, encoded by the coding sequence GTGAGCGCGGCGCCGGAGCCGTGCCGGGAGCCGGGGTGCACCGGCGACGTCGTCGACGGCTACTGCGACGTCTGCGGCGTTCCCGGACCGACCCGCGCCGGGGCGTTCGAGGCGGCGGTCGCCTCGGCGGCCACCGCGCTCGGCGGCGCCGGCTCGGCGACGGTGCCGTCCGACCCGTCGTCGGCCGACCTCACGGTCGCGACCCCGGGTGCCGGGGCCAGCACGTCGATGCGGCTCGCGTCGGCCGCGCTGGGAACCGCGCTGGGGACCGCGCGGGGCAGCGAGACGGTGCTGACACCACGCCGCGCCGGCAGCTCCTCCACCCGGCTGCGGGCCGCCCGGCTGGGGGCCGGCCTCACCCGGGTCCCCCCGCTGCCCGCGGTCGACGCGGAGAAGGCGCTGATGCGGGACCCCGTCCTCGCCGAGAGCAAGCGCTTCTGCCCGTCGTGCGGCTCGCCGGTGGGCCGCTCCGTCGAGGGCCGGCCGGGACGCACGGAGGGCTTCTGCCCGCAGTGCCGCAGCCCGTTCTCCTTCAGCCCCAAGCTGCGGGCCGGGGACCTCGTCGCCGGTCAGTACGAGGTCGCGGGCCCGCTCGCGCACGGCGGGCTCGGCTGGATCTACCTCGCGCGCGACCGCAACGTGTCGGACCGCTGGGTCGTGCTCAAGGGCCTCCTCAACTCCCAGGACGCCGACGCGCTGGGCGCGGCCCTGGCGGAGCGGCAGTTCCTCGCCCGCGTCGAGCACCCGCTCATCGTCGAGATCTACAACTTCGTGAGCCACGACGGGTCCGGCTACATCGTCATGGAGTACGTCGGGGGGACCTCGCTGAAGGCCCTCCTCAAGGACCGGATGCGACGGGCAGGGCACTACGACCCCCTGCCGCTGGACCAGGCGATCGCCTACGTGCTCGAGGTGCTGCCGGCGTTCGGCTACCTCCACGACCTCGGCCTGCTCTACTGCGACTTCAAGCCCGACAACATCATCCAGGTGGGCGACGAGGTGCGCCTCATCGACCTCGGGGGCGTCCGGCGGGCCGACGACCACGAGTCCGTCATCTACGGCACGGTCGGGTACCAGGCGCCGGAGGTGCCGTCGGCGGGCCCGTCCGTGGCCTCGGACATCTACACGCTGGGTCGGGCCCTCGTCGTCATGTCGACGGAGTTCCGCGGCTACCAGACGACGTACGCCACGAGCCTGCCGCCGCTGTCCGCCACGCCCCTGTTCCAGCGGTACGAGTCGTTCTACCGGCTCGTGGTGAAGGCGTGCGCCCCCGAGCCCGCCGACCGGTTCGCCTCCGCCGCGGAGATGCGCGTGCAGCTCCTCGGTGTCCTGCGCGAGGTCGTCGCGCAGCAGCAGCAGGAGGCCGCCGGCTCCGCCGGCCCCGCCGGTCCCGTCGTGCACGCGGCTCCGTCCCTGCACTTCGAGGTGCCGCGGGTCGCCGGGGACACGCTGGAGTGGTCGGACCTGCCGGGGCTGCTGCCCGACCCCTCCGACCCGCAGGCCGGCTGGCTCGCCACCGTCAGCGTCGACGGACCCGCGGAACGGCTCGAGGCGCTCCTGGCCGCTCCGTCGAGCTCCCCCGAGGTGCTCGTGCAGACGGGGATCGCGGCCCTGCACGCGGGGCACGCCGACGAGGTGGAGACCGCCGCCCGCGAGCTGCTGCGGCTCGACCCGTGGGACTGGCGCGCCGTGTGGCTGCAGGGCCTCGCCGCACTGGCAGCCGACGACGGGCGGGCGGCGCGCGGCGCGTTCAACGCCGTCTACGGGCAGGTCCCGGGCGAGCTGGCCCCCAAGCTCGCGCTCGCGCTCGCGTGCGAGCGCAGCGGCGAGCCCGAGATCGCCGAGGGCCTCTACGCCGTCTGCGCGCGCACCGACGCCGCCTACACACCCCCCGCCGCCTTCGGTCTGGCACGCATCCGCGGGGCGCGGGGCGCCACGGACGACGCGGTCGCCGCGCTCGAGCTCGTGCCCAGCACGAGCCGTGCCTACGTCGACGCGCGGGCCATGCGGGCCTCCCTCCTCGCCGGGCCCGGGGCGGGGCTGCCGTCGCTCGCCGCGGCCGTCTCCGGCGTCGAGGGCGTCGCCATGGACCCGCGTGACCGCACCCGGCTCACCGTGACGGTGCTGCGTGCGGCACTGGAGCAGGTCCGCACGAGCGGGCCGCAACCGGCTCTCCTCGTGGCGGGCCACGCCGCGACCGAGCGGTCGCTGCGGGACGGGCTGGAGTCCGCGATCCGGGACCTCGCGACGACGAGCGACTCGCCGGCGGAACGCGTCCGCCTCGTCGACGAGGCCAACCGCGTCCGGCGCTGGACGTGGCTGTGA
- a CDS encoding aldo/keto reductase, with amino-acid sequence MQQRFLGRSGLKVSELCLGAMTFGRETDEATSHRMCDTFLDAGGTFIDTANVYGQGTSEEILGRWLATTDRDAVTIATKVRFPMGEGPNDQGLSRGHIRRQVEASLRRLRTDHIDLYQVHAWDGATALEETLSTLDALVREGKVRYLGASNYAGYQLQKAVDLAAANGWEGFVSLQALYNLLDRELEWELVPVSVTEGLGILPWSPLRGGWLTGRYRRGMSGPPADTRIDEAAKQGWGEAWDVYANDRTWGVVDALDAVAEETGRTVAQVALAWVKDRPGVTSPIIGVRTPEHLEANLGAVGWELGDEQRARLDAASDRPLPYPYATVTADPERS; translated from the coding sequence GTGCAGCAGCGCTTCCTCGGTCGCAGTGGTCTCAAGGTCTCCGAGCTGTGCCTCGGCGCGATGACGTTCGGTCGCGAGACCGACGAGGCGACGTCGCACCGCATGTGCGACACGTTCCTCGACGCGGGCGGCACGTTCATCGACACCGCGAACGTCTACGGGCAGGGGACGAGCGAGGAGATCCTCGGGCGCTGGCTCGCGACCACCGACCGCGACGCCGTCACGATCGCGACGAAGGTCCGCTTCCCCATGGGCGAGGGCCCCAACGACCAGGGGCTCTCGCGGGGCCACATCCGCCGGCAGGTCGAGGCGTCGCTGCGGCGGCTGCGGACCGACCACATCGACCTGTACCAGGTGCACGCGTGGGACGGTGCGACCGCGCTGGAGGAGACGCTGTCGACGCTCGACGCGCTCGTCCGCGAGGGGAAGGTGCGGTACCTCGGCGCCTCGAACTACGCCGGCTACCAGCTGCAGAAGGCGGTGGACCTCGCCGCCGCGAACGGCTGGGAGGGCTTCGTCAGCCTCCAGGCGCTGTACAACCTCCTCGACCGCGAGCTCGAGTGGGAGCTCGTCCCGGTCTCGGTGACCGAGGGGCTCGGCATCCTGCCGTGGAGCCCCCTGCGCGGCGGCTGGCTCACCGGCCGCTACCGGCGGGGGATGTCCGGACCGCCCGCGGACACCCGCATCGACGAGGCGGCCAAGCAGGGCTGGGGCGAGGCGTGGGACGTCTACGCCAACGACCGCACGTGGGGCGTCGTCGACGCGCTCGACGCGGTCGCCGAGGAGACGGGTCGCACCGTCGCGCAGGTCGCGCTCGCGTGGGTGAAGGACCGCCCGGGGGTCACCTCCCCCATCATCGGCGTGCGCACCCCCGAGCACCTCGAGGCGAACCTGGGCGCCGTCGGGTGGGAGCTGGGCGACGAGCAGCGCGCCCGGCTCGACGCCGCCAGCGACCGCCCCCTGCCCTACCCGTACGCGACGGTCACGGCGGACCCCGAGCGCTCCTGA
- a CDS encoding AAA family ATPase: MSRGPHELAAALDGLAAVATAVGVDVAAARDEGAALAAGVAADSPGAAADWASAVGGAGGWEAAVARGGRWRASPTHLLDRLVVERSQGAGDYAAALSRVASAACGLGEPMLRALGNASVAAAAQLAAARGPAAAPAVPPRQAPGRPGAPDTTSAPDTTSATTTPVVPATTGPSPAPVAKGEDEGEVEVEVEVEVEGHDSVEDLLAELDALVGLTAVKREVHRQAAVLRVQRLRAEQGLANPTITRHLVFTGNPGTGKTTVARLVARIYRALGLLERGHLVEVDRSDLVAGYLGQTAARTAEVTRTALDGVLFVDEAYSLAGDDYGEEAVDALVKLMEDHRESLVVVVAGYPVPMAELIRSNPGLDSRFRTTVHFDDYTDDELVEIFRLLADKADFEPTDACLARFRRLLAETPRGPGFGNGRFARNCLEGAIGRHAWRLRDVTEPSRDELRALLPEDLEDSPDPVTDASEGAEGTVVAAAGGAP, encoded by the coding sequence GTGAGCCGGGGACCGCACGAGCTCGCCGCCGCGCTCGACGGTCTGGCGGCCGTCGCCACCGCGGTGGGCGTGGACGTCGCAGCCGCGCGGGACGAGGGCGCGGCCCTCGCCGCGGGCGTCGCCGCCGACTCCCCCGGGGCGGCGGCGGACTGGGCGAGCGCCGTGGGCGGCGCCGGCGGGTGGGAGGCGGCCGTCGCCAGGGGCGGGCGCTGGCGGGCCTCCCCCACCCACCTGCTCGACCGCCTCGTGGTCGAGCGCTCCCAGGGTGCGGGCGACTACGCGGCGGCGCTGTCGCGGGTGGCCTCGGCGGCGTGCGGGCTCGGCGAGCCGATGCTGCGGGCGCTCGGCAACGCCTCGGTGGCCGCCGCCGCGCAGCTCGCCGCGGCGCGGGGCCCGGCGGCGGCACCGGCCGTCCCCCCGCGTCAGGCGCCGGGACGGCCGGGCGCACCGGACACGACGAGCGCACCGGACACGACGAGCGCGACCACCACACCCGTCGTACCCGCCACGACGGGCCCGTCCCCTGCTCCGGTCGCCAAGGGCGAGGACGAGGGCGAGGTCGAGGTCGAGGTCGAGGTCGAGGTCGAGGGGCACGACAGCGTCGAGGACCTGCTCGCCGAGCTCGACGCGCTCGTGGGGCTCACCGCCGTGAAGCGGGAGGTCCACCGGCAGGCAGCGGTGCTGCGCGTGCAGCGGCTGCGCGCCGAGCAGGGGCTCGCGAACCCGACCATCACGCGCCACCTCGTCTTCACCGGCAACCCGGGGACGGGCAAGACGACGGTCGCCCGGCTCGTCGCCCGCATCTACCGGGCGCTCGGGCTGCTCGAGCGGGGCCACCTGGTCGAGGTCGACCGGTCCGACCTCGTCGCGGGCTACCTCGGCCAGACCGCCGCGCGCACCGCCGAGGTCACGCGCACCGCCCTCGACGGCGTCCTCTTCGTCGACGAGGCGTACTCCCTCGCCGGCGACGACTACGGCGAGGAGGCCGTCGACGCCCTCGTGAAGCTCATGGAGGACCACCGCGAGTCGCTCGTCGTGGTCGTGGCGGGCTACCCCGTGCCGATGGCCGAGCTCATCCGGTCCAACCCCGGCCTCGACAGCCGGTTCCGGACGACGGTCCACTTCGACGACTACACGGACGACGAGCTCGTCGAGATCTTCCGGCTGCTCGCGGACAAGGCCGACTTCGAGCCGACGGACGCGTGCCTCGCGCGGTTCCGCCGCCTGCTCGCCGAGACGCCCCGCGGCCCGGGCTTCGGCAACGGCCGCTTCGCGCGCAACTGCCTGGAAGGGGCCATCGGGCGTCACGCGTGGCGGCTGCGCGACGTCACCGAGCCGTCCCGTGACGAGCTCCGGGCGCTCCTGCCGGAGGACCTCGAGGACTCCCCCGACCCGGTGACCGACGCGTCCGAGGGCGCCGAGGGGACCGTGGTCGCGGCCGCCGGAGGCGCCCCGTGA
- a CDS encoding VWA domain-containing protein: MTEFSATVFQNEFLPVGATDAHAIVGVTCSGAGRAGHSGAGDAAEVVVVDISGSMQVPGRMRAAQDAAVAALEQILDGTWFAVVAGNHQAYLAYPVRPLESWMSRMSPTTRAEAVAAVRRLEPAGGTAMGTWLELTGRVFATVPSAAQRHAILLTDGRNEHETRSELDARLATVTGAFQCDCRGIGADWEVGEVRRIAQALLGTVDLIPTPAEMPAEFERLMRAAMARGVAAAELRVWTPQGAQVLFVRQVAPEVEDLTARRTDVNPLTGGYPTGSWGDETREYHVAVRLAAAREVGSEQLAARVQLAVGGEVRAQGLVKAMWTDDDALSARISPEVAHYTGQTELAAAIQDGLAAKAAGDEGTATAKLGRAVQLAAATGNDEATARLRKVVDIDEAATGKVRLKQAVERLDEMALDTASTKTSRVRR, translated from the coding sequence GTGACCGAGTTCTCCGCGACGGTGTTCCAGAACGAGTTCCTGCCGGTGGGGGCGACGGACGCGCACGCGATCGTCGGCGTCACGTGCTCCGGCGCGGGGCGGGCCGGGCACTCCGGTGCCGGTGACGCAGCCGAGGTCGTGGTCGTCGACATCTCCGGGTCGATGCAGGTGCCGGGGCGGATGCGCGCCGCGCAGGACGCCGCCGTCGCGGCCCTCGAGCAGATCCTGGACGGCACGTGGTTCGCCGTCGTCGCGGGCAACCACCAGGCCTACCTCGCGTACCCCGTGCGGCCCCTCGAGTCGTGGATGTCGCGGATGTCCCCGACCACGCGGGCGGAGGCCGTCGCGGCCGTCCGCCGGCTCGAGCCGGCCGGCGGCACGGCCATGGGGACGTGGCTCGAGCTCACCGGACGAGTGTTCGCCACGGTCCCCTCGGCGGCCCAGCGACACGCCATCCTCCTCACCGACGGCCGCAACGAGCACGAGACGCGGTCCGAGCTCGACGCCCGCCTCGCCACGGTCACCGGGGCGTTCCAGTGCGACTGCCGCGGCATCGGCGCCGACTGGGAGGTCGGCGAGGTCCGACGCATCGCCCAGGCCCTGCTCGGCACCGTCGACCTCATCCCGACACCGGCGGAGATGCCGGCGGAGTTCGAGCGGCTCATGAGGGCGGCCATGGCGCGGGGCGTCGCCGCGGCGGAGCTGCGGGTGTGGACGCCGCAGGGCGCCCAGGTGCTGTTCGTCCGCCAGGTGGCGCCCGAGGTCGAGGACCTCACGGCCCGCCGCACCGACGTCAACCCGCTGACGGGGGGCTACCCGACCGGCAGCTGGGGCGACGAGACCCGCGAGTACCACGTCGCCGTGCGGCTCGCGGCGGCGCGCGAGGTCGGCTCGGAGCAGCTGGCGGCCCGCGTCCAGCTCGCCGTCGGGGGCGAGGTCCGGGCACAGGGCCTGGTGAAGGCGATGTGGACCGACGACGACGCGCTCAGCGCCCGCATCAGCCCGGAGGTCGCCCACTACACGGGGCAGACGGAGCTGGCCGCGGCGATCCAGGACGGCCTGGCGGCCAAGGCCGCCGGCGACGAGGGGACTGCCACCGCGAAGCTCGGCCGCGCGGTGCAGCTGGCCGCGGCGACCGGCAACGACGAGGCGACGGCACGGCTGCGGAAGGTCGTCGACATCGACGAGGCGGCGACGGGGAAGGTACGGCTCAAGCAGGCCGTCGAGCGTCTCGACGAGATGGCCCTCGACACCGCCTCGACGAAGACCAGCCGGGTGCGCCGGTGA
- a CDS encoding FHA domain-containing protein, which yields MTGTCPNGHTSTADDYCDTCGAPMGASAVPGPGPSAPAAPAAPRPCPHCGLDNVPAALFCEGCGYDFTTGAAPRAAASPAPGEPLAPAVPLEWVLERWVDPEWHASQDSPAPCPSPGLPVVVPLVARSLLIGRPSASRNIGPDIDCTPDTAVSRRHAQLTTDGTRWWIEDLRSSNGTFTGPASGPLPRSPLPPGQRTEVSEGDRIYVGAWTRLVLRAATDAEKAQHG from the coding sequence GTGACCGGGACGTGTCCCAACGGGCACACCAGCACCGCGGACGACTACTGCGACACGTGCGGGGCCCCCATGGGCGCGTCCGCCGTCCCCGGACCGGGCCCGTCCGCCCCCGCCGCCCCGGCGGCGCCGCGGCCGTGCCCGCACTGCGGGCTCGACAACGTCCCTGCGGCGCTGTTCTGCGAGGGCTGCGGGTACGACTTCACGACGGGTGCGGCGCCTCGGGCCGCGGCGTCACCGGCGCCCGGTGAGCCGCTCGCGCCCGCGGTGCCGCTGGAGTGGGTGCTCGAGCGCTGGGTCGACCCCGAGTGGCACGCGAGCCAGGACAGCCCCGCTCCCTGCCCGTCCCCCGGGCTGCCCGTCGTGGTGCCGCTGGTCGCCCGGAGCCTCCTCATCGGCCGTCCGTCCGCCTCGCGCAACATCGGCCCCGACATCGACTGCACGCCCGACACGGCCGTGAGCCGTCGCCACGCCCAGCTGACGACCGACGGGACCCGGTGGTGGATCGAGGACCTCCGGTCCTCGAACGGCACGTTCACCGGCCCGGCCAGCGGTCCGCTCCCGAGGTCCCCGCTGCCCCCCGGGCAGCGGACGGAGGTCTCCGAGGGGGACCGCATCTACGTCGGCGCGTGGACCCGGCTGGTGCTGCGCGCGGCGACCGACGCGGAGAAGGCGCAGCACGGCTGA
- a CDS encoding toxic anion resistance protein: protein MSAQHPEGGAPGAASPLSPPGPAEPVLALTAPAPVAAVPTTQAPATAPAVAPDVLPALDAKVADYLDALLAAESRSPEFAAKAAEVRGMGDADIRGAAESSNRLLQTPVRAIREGGLSSGSKVGTTLVELRRTVEDLDPSQATGARRLLGLIPFGERLTDYFRRYQSAQSHLDAILHALREGQDELMKDNAALNLEKVALWEAMTRLNQYVYIAERLDAQLAERVAALEATDPERARALREDVLFYVRQKHQDLLVQLAVSIQNYLAIDVVIKNNLELVKGVDRASTTTVSALRTAVVVAQALTNQKLVLDQISALNTTTSDLIERTSKLLLDNSVEIQRQAASATIGLPQLEAAFANIYATMDAIDAFKVEALDSMAATVGALQSEVDKSRTYLERAQRHDERVGLGSLDLGGTR from the coding sequence GTGAGCGCTCAGCACCCCGAGGGCGGTGCCCCGGGCGCGGCGTCGCCGCTGTCCCCGCCCGGGCCCGCGGAACCGGTCCTCGCCCTCACCGCACCCGCGCCCGTGGCGGCCGTCCCGACGACGCAGGCGCCCGCCACGGCCCCGGCCGTCGCGCCGGACGTGCTGCCCGCGCTCGACGCGAAGGTGGCGGACTACCTCGACGCGCTGCTCGCCGCCGAGAGCCGCTCCCCCGAGTTCGCGGCGAAGGCCGCCGAGGTCCGCGGCATGGGCGACGCCGACATCCGCGGCGCCGCGGAGAGCTCCAACCGGCTGCTGCAGACACCGGTCCGGGCCATCCGGGAGGGCGGGCTGTCGTCCGGCTCGAAGGTCGGCACGACGCTGGTGGAGCTGCGCCGGACGGTCGAGGACCTCGACCCCTCCCAGGCGACCGGCGCACGCCGGCTGCTCGGGCTCATCCCGTTCGGCGAGCGGCTCACCGACTACTTCCGTCGCTACCAGAGCGCGCAGTCCCACCTCGACGCCATCCTCCACGCGCTCCGCGAGGGCCAGGACGAGCTCATGAAGGACAACGCCGCCCTCAACCTCGAGAAGGTGGCGCTGTGGGAGGCGATGACCCGCCTCAACCAGTACGTGTACATCGCGGAGCGGCTCGACGCGCAGCTCGCCGAGCGCGTCGCCGCGCTCGAGGCGACCGACCCGGAGCGGGCCCGCGCGCTGCGCGAGGACGTCCTGTTCTACGTGCGCCAGAAGCACCAGGACCTGCTCGTCCAGCTCGCGGTCTCGATCCAGAACTACCTCGCCATCGACGTCGTCATCAAGAACAACCTCGAGCTCGTCAAGGGGGTCGACCGGGCCTCGACGACGACGGTGTCGGCGCTGCGGACGGCCGTCGTCGTCGCACAGGCCCTCACCAACCAGAAGCTCGTGCTCGACCAGATCTCGGCGCTCAACACGACGACGTCGGACCTCATCGAGCGCACCTCGAAGCTGCTCCTCGACAACTCCGTCGAGATCCAGCGGCAGGCCGCCTCGGCCACGATCGGGCTGCCGCAGCTCGAGGCCGCCTTCGCCAACATCTACGCCACCATGGACGCCATCGACGCGTTCAAGGTCGAGGCCCTCGACAGCATGGCCGCCACCGTGGGGGCGCTGCAGAGCGAGGTCGACAAGTCGCGCACGTACCTCGAGCGGGCGCAGCGGCACGACGAGCGCGTCGGCCTCGGGTCCCTCGACCTGGGCGGCACCCGGTGA
- a CDS encoding glutamate ABC transporter substrate-binding protein — protein sequence MRARVALAAALLPALLLAGCASAPYEETALPSPSVPAEVETPTGPSPGPSPAAGCEDPLASYAPLDPLPSPDSLPAGSTMAQIRDRGRLVVGVSADSLLLGARDPVSGRIEGFDIDLARMVAEALLGDPDAVELRVITAAERIPLLQDGSVDLVARNMTITCERWEEIAFSAEYYRSGQKVLVPLGSDAASLDDLAGARVCAPTGSTSLATLQRDHPDVEAVGAATHTDCLVRFQQGTVDAITGDDTVLAGMAAQDPYAVVVGEAFTDEPYGLGVNADDVDLVRFVNAVLADAVADGRWRASYDRWLADSLGAAPTPPVPDYGRG from the coding sequence GTGAGGGCGCGGGTCGCGCTCGCCGCGGCGCTGCTCCCCGCGCTGCTGCTCGCCGGTTGCGCGAGCGCCCCCTACGAGGAGACCGCCCTGCCGAGCCCGTCCGTGCCGGCGGAGGTCGAGACCCCCACCGGTCCGAGCCCCGGTCCGTCACCGGCGGCGGGGTGCGAGGACCCGCTGGCGTCGTACGCGCCGCTGGACCCCCTGCCGTCGCCCGACTCGCTTCCGGCGGGATCGACGATGGCGCAGATCCGCGACCGGGGCCGGCTCGTCGTCGGCGTCTCGGCCGACTCGCTGCTCCTGGGCGCGCGCGACCCCGTGAGCGGGCGGATCGAGGGCTTCGACATCGACCTGGCGCGCATGGTCGCCGAGGCCCTCCTCGGCGACCCCGACGCCGTCGAGCTCCGCGTGATCACCGCTGCCGAGCGGATCCCGCTGCTGCAGGACGGCAGCGTCGACCTCGTGGCCCGCAACATGACGATCACGTGCGAGCGCTGGGAGGAGATCGCCTTCAGCGCGGAGTACTACCGCTCGGGGCAGAAGGTCCTCGTGCCGCTCGGCTCCGATGCGGCCTCCCTCGACGACCTCGCGGGGGCGCGCGTGTGCGCGCCGACGGGCTCGACGAGCCTCGCGACGCTGCAGCGGGACCACCCGGACGTCGAGGCCGTCGGCGCCGCGACCCACACCGACTGCCTCGTGCGCTTCCAGCAGGGGACGGTCGACGCCATCACCGGCGACGACACCGTCCTGGCGGGCATGGCCGCGCAGGACCCGTACGCCGTGGTCGTCGGCGAGGCCTTCACCGACGAGCCGTACGGGCTCGGCGTCAACGCCGACGACGTCGACCTCGTGCGCTTCGTCAACGCCGTTCTCGCCGACGCCGTCGCCGACGGCCGGTGGCGGGCCTCCTACGACCGGTGGCTCGCCGACTCGCTGGGAGCTGCGCCGACCCCTCCGGTACCCGACTACGGGCGCGGCTGA
- a CDS encoding PP2C family protein-serine/threonine phosphatase, which yields MTGAPTTPGAATGAACPSCGEIVPARASWCEACGMALEATAAGSAEAAAPAARVGTVAPVGTSVRTCRECGGVVDADGWCTVCGAAAPRPRDHVVVDAGDGVGGVSDRGRRHHRNEDAVALHTGTGDTAGAPTVLVVCDGVSTSPDSDVASLAAAEAAVRTAVEHLAAGAWAREATEDALVAAVTAADHAVAATAEGAPGTADGPPSCTLAAAVVGPGEVVAASVGDSRVYWLPDRGPAVQLTRDDSWAAEQLEAGADRALVEASPHAHAITRWLGADSPDPSPRLSSLALDGPGWVLACSDGLWNYAPTPADVRRVVDEHRADADATRLAEALVAWANAQGGRDNITVALARVGSGGTT from the coding sequence GTGACCGGGGCCCCTACCACCCCGGGCGCGGCCACGGGCGCCGCCTGCCCGTCGTGCGGGGAGATCGTGCCGGCGCGGGCCTCGTGGTGCGAGGCGTGCGGGATGGCCCTCGAGGCCACGGCCGCCGGGTCCGCCGAGGCCGCGGCGCCAGCGGCACGTGTCGGGACCGTCGCACCCGTCGGGACCTCGGTGCGGACGTGCCGCGAGTGCGGGGGCGTCGTCGACGCGGACGGCTGGTGCACGGTGTGCGGCGCCGCGGCACCGCGGCCCCGGGACCACGTGGTCGTGGACGCCGGCGACGGCGTCGGCGGTGTCAGCGACCGGGGCCGGCGGCACCACCGCAACGAGGACGCCGTCGCCCTGCACACGGGCACCGGGGACACGGCGGGAGCGCCTACGGTCCTCGTCGTGTGCGACGGGGTGTCGACGTCGCCGGACTCCGACGTCGCGAGCCTCGCGGCGGCGGAGGCGGCGGTGCGGACCGCCGTCGAGCACCTCGCCGCCGGCGCGTGGGCCCGGGAGGCCACGGAGGACGCGCTCGTCGCCGCCGTGACCGCGGCCGACCACGCCGTTGCGGCCACGGCGGAGGGCGCACCAGGGACGGCCGACGGACCGCCGTCGTGCACCCTGGCCGCAGCGGTCGTCGGCCCCGGGGAGGTCGTGGCGGCGTCGGTCGGCGACAGCCGCGTCTACTGGCTGCCCGACCGCGGACCCGCGGTCCAGCTCACCCGCGACGACTCGTGGGCGGCGGAGCAGCTGGAGGCCGGCGCGGACCGGGCGCTCGTCGAGGCCTCGCCGCACGCGCACGCCATCACCCGCTGGCTCGGCGCCGACAGCCCGGACCCCTCCCCGAGGCTGTCCTCCCTCGCCCTCGACGGCCCCGGCTGGGTGCTGGCGTGCTCGGACGGGCTGTGGAACTACGCGCCCACCCCGGCAGACGTCCGCCGCGTGGTGGACGAGCACCGCGCGGACGCGGACGCGACGCGCCTCGCCGAGGCCCTCGTGGCGTGGGCCAACGCGCAGGGCGGACGTGACAACATCACGGTGGCCCTGGCCAGGGTGGGATCAGGAGGCACGACGTGA